In the genome of Acidimicrobiia bacterium, the window TCCCCGCACCGCTGTGGCGGCCGCGCGACGTCGAGGCGGAGACGCCGGAGTCGTCCGGCCGCTCGAACCGCCGGCACGGCTGATCGGTCACCGCGCGCGCCATTGCGGCTCGCGTCCCTCGCGTGCCGCGCTCATCCCTTCGCGCGCGTCTTCGGTCGCGCCGGCGACGCGCCGCATCGTCTCGCCCAAGCGGACGGCGTCGAGCCACGGCAGCGTCCGTCCCCGGTAGGCCATCTCCTTCGTCGCTCGGACCGCCAGCGGCGCGGCGCGCACGAGCCGGTCGGCGAGCCGGCGCGCCGCGGGCATCAGCTCGGCCGCCGGGACGACGTCCAGCACGAGGCCGATCTCCTTCGCGCGCGACGCGCCGATCCGGTCGCCGGTCAGCAGCAGCTCGAGCGCGTGCTGCATCGGGACGCGGCCTGGGAGACGGATCGCGCCGACGATCGTCGGCACACCGAGCTTGACCTCCGGGAACCCGAACTCGGCCCGTTCGCTCGCGAGGACGAAGTCGCACGCGGTGACCGCGGTGAGGCCGTAGCCGAGGCAGTAGCCGTCGACCGCCGC includes:
- a CDS encoding enoyl-CoA hydratase-related protein encodes the protein MGDTVRYERDGHVATITYDRPDALNAINAQMRRDLNAAWERFRDDEDAWVAIVTGAGRAFCAGADLHDGAGAAGAWPGSFWEIPTINSFESGLELWKPTIAAVDGYCLGYGLTAVTACDFVLASERAEFGFPEVKLGVPTIVGAIRLPGRVPMQHALELLLTGDRIGASRAKEIGLVLDVVPAAELMPAARRLADRLVRAAPLAVRATKEMAYRGRTLPWLDAVRLGETMRRVAGATEDAREGMSAAREGREPQWRAR